One window from the genome of Amycolatopsis sp. NBC_01480 encodes:
- a CDS encoding M24 family metallopeptidase: MPDGRPIPAPGHGAVDFEERVDFARLRDYRLARARASLESSECAAFLLFDFYNIRYTTQTWIGGALGDKMTRYALLARDGEPMLWDFGSAAKHHQLYSPWLEPENCRAGMLGLRGAISPAAGLMRQAVTQIKDLLVQAGVADSPIGVDIVEPPLLFEMQRQGLKVVDAQQLMLDAREIKSNDEITLLSQAAAMVDGVYQDIVEALKPGVRENEIVALASKRLYEMGSDQVEAINAVSGERCNPHPHNFSDRLIRPGDQAFFDIIQSYNGYRTCYYRTFSVGSATDPQRDAYARAREWMDAAIEIVKPGVGTDDVARVWPAATDFGFTDEMAAFGLQFGHGLGLGLHERPIISRLNSLGDPVEIKPGMVFALETYCPASDGFSAARIEEEVVVTGTGVEVLTKFPAQDLFIANPY, translated from the coding sequence ATGCCTGACGGACGCCCGATTCCGGCCCCCGGCCACGGCGCGGTCGACTTCGAGGAGCGCGTGGACTTCGCCCGGCTGCGCGACTACCGGCTCGCACGGGCCCGCGCGTCGCTGGAGTCCAGCGAGTGCGCCGCGTTCCTGCTGTTCGACTTCTACAACATCCGCTACACCACGCAGACCTGGATCGGCGGCGCGCTCGGGGACAAGATGACCCGCTACGCGCTGCTGGCCCGCGACGGCGAGCCGATGCTGTGGGACTTCGGGTCCGCGGCCAAACACCACCAGCTCTACTCGCCCTGGCTGGAGCCGGAGAACTGCCGGGCCGGCATGCTCGGGCTGCGCGGGGCGATCTCGCCGGCCGCCGGGCTGATGCGCCAGGCCGTCACGCAGATCAAGGACCTGCTCGTCCAGGCGGGCGTGGCGGATTCGCCGATCGGCGTCGACATCGTGGAGCCGCCGCTCCTGTTCGAGATGCAGCGCCAGGGCCTCAAAGTCGTCGACGCGCAGCAGTTGATGCTCGACGCGCGTGAGATCAAGTCGAACGACGAGATCACCTTGCTCTCGCAGGCCGCGGCGATGGTCGACGGGGTGTACCAGGACATCGTCGAGGCGCTCAAGCCCGGCGTCCGCGAGAACGAGATCGTCGCGCTGGCCAGCAAACGGCTCTACGAAATGGGTTCCGACCAGGTCGAGGCGATCAACGCGGTGTCGGGGGAGCGGTGCAACCCGCATCCGCACAACTTCTCCGACCGGCTGATCCGGCCCGGCGACCAGGCGTTTTTCGACATCATCCAGTCCTACAACGGTTATCGCACCTGTTACTACCGCACGTTCAGCGTCGGCAGCGCCACCGACCCGCAGCGCGACGCGTACGCGCGGGCGCGGGAGTGGATGGACGCGGCGATCGAGATCGTGAAACCGGGGGTGGGCACCGACGACGTCGCCCGGGTCTGGCCCGCGGCCACGGATTTCGGGTTCACCGACGAGATGGCCGCGTTCGGCCTGCAGTTCGGCCACGGTCTCGGGCTGGGGCTGCACGAGCGGCCGATCATCTCGCGGCTGAACAGCCTGGGCGATCCGGTCGAGATCAAGCCCGGCATGGTCTTCGCGCTCGAAACCTACTGTCCCGCGTCCGACGGCTTCTCCGCCGCGCGCATCGAGGAAGAGGTCGTGGTCACCGGTACCGGCGTCGAGGTGCTCACGAAGTTCCCGGCGCAGGACCTGTTCATCGCCAACCCGTACTGA
- a CDS encoding VOC family protein, translating to MAGLPGLRGTEHIGFTVPDLDQAERFFVDVIGCELVYSLGPYRADDDWMAEHLGVHPRTVMRELRFFRCGHGPNFEVFEYEAADGARPQPRNSDIGGHHLAFYVDDFDAALAHLHDHGVTVLSTPTASTGPSQGQRWVYFLSPWGMQLELVSFPHGKAYEATSKVKLWSPREPAE from the coding sequence ATGGCCGGACTGCCGGGACTGCGCGGCACCGAGCACATCGGCTTCACCGTGCCCGACCTGGACCAGGCCGAGCGCTTTTTCGTCGACGTCATCGGCTGCGAACTCGTCTACTCGCTCGGCCCCTATCGCGCCGACGACGACTGGATGGCCGAGCACCTGGGCGTGCACCCCCGCACGGTGATGCGCGAACTCCGGTTCTTCCGTTGTGGACACGGGCCGAACTTCGAGGTCTTCGAGTACGAGGCCGCCGACGGCGCCCGGCCCCAGCCCCGAAACAGCGACATCGGCGGTCACCATCTAGCCTTCTACGTCGACGACTTCGACGCCGCGCTGGCCCATCTCCACGACCACGGCGTCACCGTGCTGAGCACCCCGACCGCGAGCACCGGTCCAAGTCAAGGACAGCGATGGGTCTACTTTCTGAGCCCGTGGGGGATGCAGCTCGAACTCGTGAGCTTCCCCCACGGCAAGGCCTACGAAGCGACGTCGAAGGTGAAGCTGTGGAGCCCGAGGGAGCCGGCCGAGTGA
- a CDS encoding helix-turn-helix domain-containing protein, translating to MSLPVVSGPDFDPDTIAEVIHRYTAGETMEQLAAQYSVSYRQVRNVLIFARVTIRPQKILLPPTPPGLVNAYLDGRTIQQLATTHGRSYNQTRRILLAEGVQLRRRGRR from the coding sequence ATGAGTCTGCCGGTCGTCAGTGGCCCCGATTTCGACCCCGACACCATTGCGGAAGTCATCCATCGGTACACCGCTGGCGAGACCATGGAACAGCTGGCAGCGCAGTACTCAGTCAGCTACCGGCAAGTCCGCAACGTCCTGATCTTCGCCCGCGTCACCATCCGGCCGCAGAAGATCCTCTTGCCGCCGACACCGCCCGGCCTGGTCAACGCCTACCTCGACGGCCGGACGATCCAGCAGCTGGCCACCACCCACGGCCGGAGCTACAACCAGACCCGCCGGATACTGCTCGCCGAAGGCGTCCAACTCCGGCGCCGCGGCCGACGCTAG
- a CDS encoding GntR family transcriptional regulator translates to MSKEDEPPRSRDGVASKRIADQLREAILRGDYPPGARIRQEDVAQQYGASRLPVRDAFRVLESDGLLTLVANSGAWVTRLTLAECDEIYRIRERLEPLLLRMSLPHLEPEQLDHLDDLAERMRVTTDIAEFLVLDREFHLASYAGATTTMLGETVQRLWNTTQHYRRAFTAQLDARGTRIVHDEHHMLVSALRAGDADDAERVLAGHIRRTRVTLADHPEVFD, encoded by the coding sequence GTGAGCAAGGAAGACGAGCCACCCCGCAGCCGCGACGGAGTGGCGAGCAAGCGCATCGCCGACCAGCTTCGCGAGGCGATCCTGCGCGGGGACTACCCGCCCGGCGCGCGTATCCGCCAGGAGGACGTCGCCCAGCAGTACGGCGCGAGCCGGCTGCCCGTGCGCGACGCGTTCCGGGTGCTCGAATCCGACGGGCTGCTCACCCTGGTCGCCAATTCCGGCGCCTGGGTGACCCGGCTGACCCTCGCCGAATGCGACGAGATCTACCGGATCCGCGAACGGCTCGAACCCTTGCTGCTGCGCATGAGCCTGCCCCATCTCGAGCCGGAACAACTCGACCATCTCGACGACCTCGCCGAGCGCATGCGGGTCACCACCGACATCGCCGAATTCCTGGTCCTCGACCGCGAATTTCACCTCGCGTCCTACGCCGGGGCGACGACCACCATGCTCGGCGAAACCGTGCAGCGCCTCTGGAACACCACCCAGCACTACCGCCGGGCGTTCACCGCGCAGCTCGACGCGCGGGGCACCCGGATCGTCCACGATGAACACCACATGCTCGTCTCCGCCCTGCGCGCCGGCGACGCCGACGACGCGGAACGCGTGCTGGCCGGCCACATCCGAAGGACCCGGGTGACGTTGGCCGACCACCCCGAAGTCTTCGACTGA
- a CDS encoding NAD-dependent succinate-semialdehyde dehydrogenase: MKIPEELFIGGGWKPSADGARITVIDPATADPVTTVANGTVEDGLAAVDAAATALPEWSATAPRARADILLRAFTLMHERAEELAELIVRENGKALPDARGEVTYAAEFFRWYAEETVRVAGTVQTAPGGANRILVLRQPIGVSVLVTPWNFPAAMATRKIAPALGAGCTVILKPASETPLTALAIAAILEEAGAPAGTVNVVPSTRSGAVVGAMLEDPRVRKLSFTGSTEVGRKLLHAAAESVVSASMELGGNAPFLVFDDADLDAALDGAMVAKMRNGGQACTAANRFFVQRGVAEDFARRLAERMGALRVGPGTEAGVELGPLVNAEAVAKVSELVEGTVGAGARVLVGGKRPQGTGFYYPATVLAGVPAGAPVLAEEIFGPVAPIVTFDTEDEAVRLANDTEHGLVSYVYTGDLARGLRLAEALESGMVGLNRGLVSEPAAPFGGVKQSGLGREGGHEGLLEYTESKYVAVTW; encoded by the coding sequence GTGAAGATCCCCGAAGAGCTGTTCATCGGCGGCGGCTGGAAGCCCTCGGCCGACGGCGCCCGCATCACCGTGATCGACCCGGCCACGGCCGATCCCGTCACGACGGTGGCGAACGGCACCGTCGAGGACGGTTTGGCCGCCGTTGACGCCGCGGCGACGGCGTTGCCCGAATGGTCGGCGACCGCGCCGCGGGCCCGGGCCGACATCCTGCTGCGGGCGTTCACGCTCATGCACGAGCGGGCCGAGGAGTTGGCCGAGCTGATCGTGCGCGAGAACGGCAAGGCGCTGCCCGACGCGCGCGGTGAGGTGACCTACGCGGCGGAGTTCTTCCGTTGGTACGCCGAGGAAACCGTGCGGGTCGCGGGCACGGTGCAGACCGCGCCCGGTGGCGCCAACCGGATCCTGGTGCTGCGCCAGCCCATCGGCGTGAGCGTGCTGGTGACCCCGTGGAACTTCCCGGCCGCGATGGCCACGCGGAAGATCGCGCCCGCCCTCGGCGCCGGCTGCACCGTGATCCTCAAACCGGCGTCGGAAACCCCGCTCACCGCGCTGGCGATCGCCGCGATCCTGGAGGAGGCCGGCGCGCCCGCGGGCACGGTGAATGTGGTGCCCTCGACCCGGTCCGGCGCGGTCGTCGGCGCGATGCTCGAAGACCCGCGGGTGCGGAAGCTGTCCTTCACCGGGTCCACCGAGGTCGGCCGCAAGCTGCTGCACGCGGCGGCGGAGAGCGTCGTCAGCGCGTCGATGGAGCTCGGCGGAAACGCGCCGTTCCTGGTGTTCGACGACGCCGACCTCGACGCTGCGCTCGACGGCGCCATGGTCGCGAAGATGCGCAACGGCGGGCAGGCCTGCACTGCCGCCAACCGGTTCTTCGTGCAGCGCGGCGTGGCGGAGGATTTCGCGCGACGCCTCGCCGAGCGGATGGGCGCGCTGCGCGTCGGACCGGGCACCGAAGCCGGGGTGGAGCTGGGCCCGCTGGTCAACGCCGAGGCCGTGGCCAAGGTCAGCGAGCTGGTCGAGGGCACGGTCGGCGCCGGGGCCCGGGTGCTCGTCGGCGGGAAACGCCCGCAGGGCACCGGGTTCTACTACCCGGCGACGGTGCTGGCCGGGGTTCCGGCCGGGGCGCCGGTGCTCGCCGAGGAGATCTTCGGCCCGGTGGCGCCGATCGTCACCTTCGACACCGAGGACGAGGCCGTGCGGCTGGCCAACGACACCGAGCACGGCCTGGTGTCCTATGTGTACACCGGCGATCTGGCCCGCGGACTGCGGCTGGCCGAGGCCCTGGAATCCGGCATGGTCGGGCTCAACCGCGGCCTGGTCTCGGAGCCGGCGGCGCCGTTCGGCGGGGTCAAGCAGAGCGGGCTGGGCCGCGAGGGCGGGCACGAGGGCCTGCTGGAGTACACCGAGTCCAAGTATGTCGCCGTCACCTGGTGA
- a CDS encoding NAD(P)-dependent oxidoreductase codes for MVTANPGATTVGWIGAGRMGAALVRRLLEAGYDVAVYNRTRAKAEELVAAGAVVAERPVDLAGRDVVFSMVSASADLEEVTSGEGGLFTDPAQAPKVLIDSSTVSAEASALVRAEAAKRGTALLAAPVSGNPKVVASGKLTLAASGPRAVFDEVQPLLDALGRGVTYVGEGEVARLVKIAHNVFLGVVIQSLAEITVLAEKGGVSREAFMAFLNASVMGSVFSQYKTPALVNLDFTPTFTMPLLRKDFDLGLAAARALEAPMPVASAAAQLVASAVGAGLVEQDFAVLIEEQARRSGLKLVSEDSDVTDGLAAGDA; via the coding sequence ATGGTGACCGCAAACCCAGGGGCAACCACAGTCGGCTGGATCGGTGCCGGGCGGATGGGCGCGGCGCTCGTGCGGCGGCTGCTCGAGGCCGGTTACGACGTCGCGGTGTACAACCGCACACGCGCCAAGGCCGAAGAGCTGGTCGCGGCCGGGGCGGTGGTGGCGGAGCGGCCGGTCGACCTGGCCGGGCGTGACGTGGTGTTCTCCATGGTTTCGGCTTCGGCGGACCTCGAGGAGGTGACTTCCGGCGAGGGCGGGCTGTTCACCGACCCGGCCCAGGCGCCGAAGGTGCTCATCGATTCGTCCACGGTGTCCGCCGAGGCCTCCGCCCTGGTGCGGGCCGAGGCGGCCAAGCGCGGAACCGCGCTGCTGGCCGCGCCGGTGAGCGGCAATCCGAAGGTGGTGGCCTCGGGGAAGCTGACGCTCGCGGCGTCCGGGCCGCGGGCGGTGTTCGACGAGGTCCAGCCGCTGCTGGACGCGCTCGGCCGCGGCGTGACCTACGTCGGCGAAGGCGAGGTGGCGCGGCTGGTGAAGATCGCCCACAACGTGTTCCTCGGCGTGGTGATCCAGTCGCTGGCCGAGATCACGGTGCTGGCGGAGAAGGGCGGGGTGAGCCGCGAGGCGTTCATGGCCTTCCTCAACGCGTCGGTGATGGGCTCGGTGTTCAGCCAGTACAAGACCCCGGCGCTGGTGAACCTGGACTTCACCCCGACGTTCACCATGCCGTTGCTGCGCAAGGACTTCGACCTTGGGCTGGCGGCCGCGCGCGCACTGGAGGCGCCGATGCCGGTCGCCTCGGCGGCGGCGCAGCTGGTGGCGTCCGCGGTCGGCGCGGGCCTGGTGGAGCAGGACTTCGCCGTGCTGATCGAGGAGCAGGCGCGCCGCTCCGGGCTGAAGCTGGTGTCCGAGGACTCCGACGTCACCGACGGTCTGGCGGCCGGCGATGCCTGA
- a CDS encoding dihydrolipoamide acetyltransferase family protein, protein MATVMRMPEVIADTTEGLIESWLVAEGGAVEAGAPIAEVETEKAVVEISAELDGVVLRHLVEAGTRTAVGSPIAVIAGKDEGEVDIEAVLAAAGMPSAATEPAPSESPAPPESPAPTEIPASGERLFASPIVRRLAKERALDLTGITGTGPGGRIVRRDLDALPEPVAAPETATINDAFDEIPHSGMRRAIARRLTDSVTTIPQFSLVADCRVDALLDLRAKVNENGGVSVSVNDFIVKAVAGALGDVPEANATWTETAMRRYRHVDISIAVATESGLVTPVIRSADTLSVTAVAAASRELAGRARESTLKQQEIDGGTFSVSNLGMFGVQRFNAIINPPQSAILAVGAATDSIVVVDGAPSVAKVLTVTLTADHRVMDGALAARWLAAFVRRIENPLSILL, encoded by the coding sequence ATGGCCACCGTGATGCGGATGCCCGAGGTCATCGCCGACACCACCGAGGGACTGATCGAGAGCTGGCTGGTCGCCGAGGGCGGCGCGGTCGAGGCCGGTGCCCCCATCGCCGAAGTCGAGACCGAGAAGGCGGTCGTCGAGATCAGCGCCGAACTGGACGGCGTTGTGCTGCGGCACCTCGTCGAGGCCGGGACCCGGACGGCGGTCGGCTCGCCCATCGCTGTGATCGCGGGGAAAGACGAGGGCGAGGTCGACATCGAGGCGGTGCTCGCGGCGGCCGGAATGCCTTCGGCGGCAACGGAACCCGCGCCTTCCGAGAGCCCCGCGCCGCCGGAGAGTCCCGCGCCAACGGAGATTCCCGCGTCCGGCGAACGCCTCTTCGCGAGCCCGATCGTCCGCCGGCTGGCCAAGGAACGCGCACTCGACCTGACCGGGATCACCGGCACCGGCCCGGGCGGCCGAATCGTCCGGCGTGACCTCGATGCGCTACCCGAGCCCGTCGCTGCTCCGGAGACGGCAACGATCAACGACGCCTTCGACGAGATCCCGCATTCCGGCATGCGTCGGGCGATCGCGCGGCGGCTCACCGACAGCGTCACCACGATCCCGCAGTTCTCGCTCGTCGCCGACTGCCGGGTGGACGCCCTGCTCGACCTTCGCGCGAAGGTCAACGAGAACGGAGGCGTTTCCGTGTCGGTCAACGACTTCATCGTGAAGGCCGTCGCCGGAGCGCTCGGCGACGTGCCCGAAGCCAACGCGACCTGGACCGAGACGGCGATGCGCCGTTATCGCCACGTCGACATCTCGATCGCGGTCGCGACGGAAAGCGGTCTGGTCACCCCGGTCATCCGCTCGGCCGACACGCTCTCGGTGACCGCGGTCGCGGCCGCGTCGCGCGAACTCGCCGGCCGCGCCAGGGAATCAACCCTCAAACAGCAGGAGATCGACGGCGGCACGTTCTCGGTGTCGAACCTCGGCATGTTCGGGGTGCAGAGGTTCAACGCCATCATCAATCCGCCGCAGTCGGCGATTCTGGCCGTCGGCGCGGCCACCGACAGCATCGTTGTCGTTGATGGCGCGCCGTCGGTCGCGAAGGTCCTGACCGTGACGCTGACCGCGGACCATCGGGTGATGGACGGCGCGCTCGCGGCCCGGTGGCTGGCCGCCTTCGTGCGGCGGATCGAGAACCCGTTGTCGATCTTGCTGTAG
- a CDS encoding alpha-ketoacid dehydrogenase subunit alpha/beta: MAKTRRLEPGAPWFELSSTAADWRNADPKLLAAMLGQLHLIRAFEAVVLELAGEGLVHGPAHSSIGQEGGAVGSIAGLGSADTVTGSHRGHHQFLAKAITHVSGGVLDLDHLVSPAVQTVLDRTLAEILGLAKGFCGGRGGSMHLQWFEAGALGTNAIVGGGVPFAAGSAWAHRHAGTSDIAVSYFGDGAVNIGSVLESMNLAAAWKLPLVFFIENNLYAVSTPVAEVTGEPRLSGRGPGFGIPSWRVDGMDPLAVHLAMQQAEKILRAGEGPAVVEAEVYRFFHQNGPFPGSAFGYRSKEEEAAWRARDPLERVAREMTSLGLVDDELVARVRTQARDAVHQAAEALLEPDPAKPGKRRIRPSLWPDTDFVDVGIRGDADELDGARFLDPVDYQGPATETKFIDAVAAVMGHRMDEDNRFVILGEDVDRLGGGTNGATKGLAAKYPARVLGTPISENAFAGLGGGMALDGRFRPVVEFMYPDFLWVAADQLFNQIGKARHMFGGRNPVPLVLRTKVAMGSGYGSQHLMDPAGVFAMQPGWRIVAPSTPADYIGLLNTALDLGDPVLVIEHVDLYPTTGPAPSDDLDYRLPLGKAAIRRTGEDVTVLSYLSMTGHALEAIESTGIDAELIDLRWLDRASLDWETIGRSIRKTNAVLIVEQGARGTSYGGWLADEIQRRFFDWLDQPVQRVTGGEASPSISRVLERAAIARTEEVATGLRTVRAEMGGR; this comes from the coding sequence ATGGCCAAGACCCGACGTCTGGAGCCCGGCGCGCCGTGGTTCGAACTCAGCTCCACCGCGGCGGACTGGCGCAACGCCGATCCCAAGCTGCTCGCCGCGATGCTCGGGCAGCTGCACCTGATCCGCGCGTTCGAGGCGGTGGTGCTCGAGCTGGCCGGCGAAGGCCTGGTGCACGGCCCGGCGCATTCGAGCATCGGCCAGGAGGGCGGCGCGGTCGGCTCGATCGCCGGGCTCGGCTCGGCCGACACGGTCACCGGCTCGCACCGCGGCCACCACCAGTTCCTGGCCAAGGCGATCACCCACGTCTCCGGCGGGGTCCTTGACCTCGACCATCTGGTCAGCCCTGCCGTGCAGACGGTGCTCGACCGCACCCTCGCCGAGATCCTGGGGCTGGCCAAGGGTTTCTGCGGCGGCCGCGGCGGTTCGATGCACCTGCAGTGGTTCGAGGCGGGCGCGCTCGGCACCAACGCGATCGTCGGCGGCGGGGTCCCGTTCGCCGCCGGCAGCGCATGGGCGCATCGCCACGCCGGCACCAGCGACATCGCCGTGAGCTACTTCGGCGACGGCGCGGTCAACATCGGCTCGGTGCTGGAGTCGATGAACCTGGCCGCCGCCTGGAAGCTGCCGCTCGTCTTCTTCATCGAGAACAACCTGTACGCCGTGTCCACCCCGGTCGCGGAGGTCACCGGGGAGCCGCGGCTGTCCGGCCGGGGGCCCGGTTTCGGGATCCCGTCGTGGCGGGTCGACGGGATGGACCCGCTCGCGGTGCACCTGGCGATGCAGCAGGCGGAGAAGATCCTGCGCGCCGGCGAGGGGCCGGCCGTGGTCGAGGCGGAGGTCTACCGGTTCTTCCACCAGAACGGGCCGTTCCCCGGCAGCGCTTTCGGTTACCGCAGCAAGGAAGAGGAAGCGGCCTGGCGGGCGCGAGACCCGCTTGAGCGTGTCGCGCGGGAGATGACCTCGCTGGGGCTGGTCGACGACGAACTGGTCGCCCGGGTCCGCACGCAGGCGCGGGACGCCGTCCACCAAGCGGCCGAGGCCTTGCTCGAACCCGATCCGGCGAAGCCCGGGAAGCGCCGTATCCGGCCTTCGCTGTGGCCTGACACCGATTTCGTCGACGTCGGTATCCGCGGCGATGCCGACGAGCTGGACGGGGCCCGTTTCCTCGACCCCGTGGACTACCAGGGCCCGGCCACCGAGACGAAGTTCATCGACGCCGTCGCCGCGGTGATGGGCCACCGGATGGACGAGGACAACCGGTTCGTGATCCTCGGCGAGGACGTCGACCGGCTGGGCGGCGGCACGAACGGCGCGACCAAGGGCTTGGCGGCGAAATACCCGGCGCGGGTCCTGGGCACCCCGATCAGCGAGAACGCGTTCGCCGGGCTGGGCGGCGGGATGGCCCTCGACGGCCGGTTCCGGCCGGTGGTGGAGTTCATGTACCCGGACTTCCTGTGGGTGGCCGCCGATCAGCTGTTCAACCAGATCGGCAAGGCCCGCCACATGTTCGGCGGGCGGAACCCGGTGCCGCTGGTGCTCCGGACGAAGGTCGCGATGGGCTCCGGCTACGGCTCGCAGCACCTGATGGACCCGGCCGGGGTGTTCGCGATGCAGCCCGGCTGGCGCATCGTGGCCCCGTCGACCCCGGCGGACTACATCGGCCTGCTGAACACCGCGCTGGACCTGGGCGACCCGGTCCTGGTGATCGAGCACGTCGACCTCTACCCGACCACCGGCCCGGCGCCGTCGGACGACCTCGATTACCGTCTGCCGCTGGGCAAAGCCGCGATCCGCCGTACTGGGGAAGACGTCACGGTCCTGAGCTACCTCTCGATGACCGGCCATGCCCTCGAAGCGATCGAGAGCACCGGAATCGACGCCGAGTTGATCGACCTGCGCTGGCTCGACCGGGCGTCGCTGGACTGGGAGACCATCGGGCGCAGCATCCGGAAGACGAACGCGGTCCTCATCGTCGAGCAGGGCGCACGCGGCACGTCCTACGGCGGCTGGCTGGCCGACGAGATCCAGCGCCGCTTCTTCGACTGGCTCGACCAGCCCGTGCAACGGGTGACCGGGGGCGAAGCGTCGCCGAGCATCTCGCGGGTGCTGGAACGGGCGGCGATCGCGCGTACCGAGGAAGTCGCCACCGGACTGCGGACCGTCCGTGCCGAGATGGGCGGCCGCTGA
- a CDS encoding transcriptional regulator, which produces MARLVPIAGYTEGLDPVLVPPVRLFIVATLADEQWCEYATMRQTLRLTPAALSKQLGVLRKAGHVESRPDGRRSSWRLTPTGTQRLTDHLDALQLVVATAAEIVASIRAGRRS; this is translated from the coding sequence ATGGCGCGCTTGGTCCCCATCGCCGGGTATACCGAGGGACTCGATCCGGTGCTTGTACCGCCAGTGCGGCTGTTCATCGTGGCTACGCTCGCTGACGAGCAGTGGTGCGAGTACGCGACGATGCGCCAGACGCTGAGGCTGACGCCTGCGGCGTTGTCGAAGCAACTCGGAGTGCTCCGGAAAGCTGGGCACGTCGAGTCTCGCCCCGACGGCCGCCGGTCCTCTTGGAGGTTGACTCCCACCGGTACTCAGCGTCTGACGGATCATCTTGACGCGCTGCAACTCGTCGTGGCGACGGCGGCGGAGATTGTTGCATCCATACGTGCGGGCAGGCGATCGTGA
- a CDS encoding LacI family DNA-binding transcriptional regulator, translating into MDRAPTIKDVAERAGVHAATASRALNPATRAMVNARTAGRVHEAARALGYAPNSAARSLRTRTSSVAGVIIPDLRNPVFPPIVRGIEDALREAGYMALLGNTDGDPERERELVAAMRGRQTDGFILATSRRDDTVPGSPVPTVLVNRRIDGGGVPSVTADNAAGVHLLVRHLAGLGHTRIGHVAGPRSASTGWERYRAYLDAITSLGLDQAAKAVEFAEAFTEAAGHAATLDLFAANPGLTAVLAGNDLIALGCYSALAELGRTVPDEVSVTGFNDMPFVDRQRPPLTTVRIPHYEIGREAARLLLERIGSPEAPTKSVVLPVELMARASTGPAKPQDS; encoded by the coding sequence ATGGACAGGGCACCGACGATCAAGGACGTCGCCGAGCGGGCGGGGGTGCACGCCGCCACCGCGAGCCGGGCACTGAACCCGGCCACCCGCGCGATGGTGAACGCGCGGACCGCCGGCCGGGTGCACGAGGCGGCGCGGGCGCTGGGCTACGCGCCCAACTCCGCGGCGCGGAGCCTGCGCACCCGCACGTCCTCGGTGGCCGGGGTGATCATCCCCGACCTGCGCAACCCGGTGTTCCCGCCGATCGTCCGCGGGATCGAGGACGCCCTGCGGGAAGCCGGGTACATGGCGCTGCTCGGCAACACCGACGGTGATCCGGAGCGCGAGCGCGAGCTGGTCGCGGCGATGCGCGGCCGCCAGACCGACGGCTTCATCCTGGCCACCAGCCGCCGCGACGACACGGTGCCCGGCTCGCCGGTGCCGACGGTGCTCGTCAATCGCCGCATCGACGGTGGCGGAGTGCCTTCGGTGACCGCGGACAACGCGGCGGGCGTCCACCTTCTCGTGCGGCACCTGGCCGGCCTGGGGCACACCCGGATCGGACACGTGGCCGGCCCGCGTTCGGCGTCCACCGGCTGGGAGCGTTACCGCGCGTACCTCGACGCCATCACGTCGCTCGGGCTCGACCAGGCCGCGAAGGCGGTCGAGTTCGCCGAGGCGTTCACCGAAGCGGCCGGCCACGCCGCGACGCTGGACCTGTTCGCCGCCAATCCCGGGCTGACCGCGGTGCTGGCGGGCAACGACCTGATCGCGCTCGGCTGTTACTCCGCGCTGGCGGAGCTGGGCCGCACGGTGCCGGACGAAGTTTCGGTGACCGGCTTCAACGACATGCCGTTCGTCGACCGCCAGCGGCCGCCGCTGACCACCGTCCGGATCCCGCACTACGAGATCGGCCGAGAAGCCGCGCGGCTGCTGCTGGAACGCATCGGCTCCCCGGAGGCACCGACGAAGAGCGTGGTGCTGCCGGTCGAACTGATGGCCCGCGCTTCGACCGGCCCCGCGAAACCCCAGGACTCGTGA